Proteins encoded in a region of the Streptomyces sp. NBC_01298 genome:
- a CDS encoding GlxA family transcriptional regulator, with protein MSLRNVLVVLYDGVQSLDVTGPLEVFSGADHHPGPARYALRTVSPGGAPVRTSSGLRIVPDGDLEGERPGAGTTLLVPGGRYTGDFAPEITDWLRAHGGAAERLVSVCTGGLLLAEAGLLDGRRATTHWYVCERMARDYPAVTVEPDPIYVRDGPVATSAGVTAGIDLALALVEEDHGRELAMSVARHLVVFLRRPGNQAQFSAQLAAQTARREPLRDVQHWITEHPGEDLSVEALAARAALSPRHFARAFQAETGVTPGRYVERVRVEHARRLLEEGGEGIAQISRSCGYGNPEALRRAFVKTLGQPPSEYRRRFGTTH; from the coding sequence ATGTCGCTGCGAAACGTGCTCGTCGTCCTCTACGACGGCGTGCAGAGCCTGGACGTCACGGGGCCGCTGGAGGTGTTCTCCGGCGCCGACCACCACCCGGGACCGGCACGGTACGCGCTGCGCACCGTCTCACCGGGCGGCGCCCCGGTCCGTACGAGCAGCGGGCTGCGGATCGTCCCTGACGGGGACCTGGAGGGCGAGCGTCCGGGCGCCGGGACCACGCTGCTGGTGCCCGGCGGCCGGTACACGGGGGACTTCGCGCCGGAGATCACGGACTGGCTCCGCGCGCACGGCGGGGCCGCGGAGCGGCTGGTATCGGTCTGCACCGGCGGACTGCTGCTCGCCGAGGCCGGGCTGCTGGACGGACGGCGCGCGACGACGCACTGGTACGTGTGCGAGCGGATGGCCCGGGACTACCCGGCCGTCACCGTGGAACCCGACCCGATCTACGTCCGCGACGGGCCGGTGGCCACCTCGGCCGGGGTCACGGCGGGCATCGACCTCGCGCTGGCCCTGGTGGAGGAGGACCACGGGCGGGAGCTGGCGATGTCCGTCGCCCGGCACCTGGTGGTGTTCCTGCGCAGGCCCGGCAACCAGGCCCAGTTCAGCGCGCAGCTCGCGGCCCAGACGGCGCGGCGGGAGCCGCTGCGCGACGTCCAGCACTGGATCACCGAGCACCCGGGGGAGGACCTGAGCGTGGAGGCGCTCGCCGCGCGGGCGGCGCTGTCGCCCCGGCACTTCGCGCGGGCCTTCCAGGCCGAGACCGGGGTCACGCCGGGGCGGTACGTGGAGCGGGTCCGGGTCGAGCACGCGCGCCGGCTCCTGGAGGAGGGCGGCGAGGGCATCGCCCAGATCTCCAGGTCCTGCGGCTACGGGAACCCGGAAGCGCTGCGCCGCGCCTTCGTGAAGACCCTGGGCCAGCCCCCGTCCGAATACCGCCGCCGCTTCGGCACCACCCACTGA
- a CDS encoding ArsB/NhaD family transporter: protein MSVALLLGVLAFAVLRPRGLPEAAAAVPAAGLLVVLGVVPPADAWAQTRELLPVVGFLAVILALARLCADEGLFKAAGAAVARRAAGRGPVALLGGVFAVASVVTAALSLDATVVLLTPVVLATASRLGARPRPHVYATAHLANSASLLLPVSNLTNLLAFAASGLSFTRFAGLMALPWLAAIGVEYAVFRRFFRGDLAAAPEHVPQSVDPAPLPRFAAGVLALTLVGFALASFAGASPAWAALAGTLVLAVRALRRRETTPPRILGSTAPAFCLFVLALGVVVRAVVDHGLGDGLEWVTPAGDSLPALLGVAAVAAVLANLINNLPAVLALLPVAAVGGAGPVLAVLIGVNIGPNLTYAGSLATLLWRRILHADGYEGVRLGDFTRLGLLTTVPALAAAVTALWAGLRLLGT from the coding sequence CTGTCCGTCGCCCTCCTCCTCGGGGTGCTCGCCTTCGCCGTCCTGCGGCCGCGCGGGCTGCCGGAGGCCGCGGCCGCCGTGCCCGCCGCGGGGCTGCTCGTCGTACTGGGCGTCGTACCGCCCGCCGACGCGTGGGCGCAGACGCGTGAGCTGCTGCCCGTGGTCGGGTTCCTCGCGGTGATCCTGGCGCTGGCCCGGCTCTGCGCCGACGAGGGGCTGTTCAAGGCCGCCGGCGCCGCGGTGGCCCGGCGGGCGGCGGGGCGGGGGCCGGTGGCGCTGCTCGGCGGGGTGTTCGCGGTCGCCTCGGTGGTCACCGCGGCTCTGAGCCTGGACGCGACCGTGGTGTTGCTGACCCCGGTGGTGCTGGCCACCGCCTCCCGGCTGGGGGCCCGGCCGCGCCCGCACGTCTACGCCACCGCGCACCTGGCGAACTCCGCCTCGCTGCTCCTGCCGGTCTCCAACCTCACCAATCTGCTCGCCTTCGCCGCGAGCGGGCTGTCCTTCACCCGGTTCGCGGGGCTCATGGCCCTGCCCTGGCTGGCGGCGATCGGCGTGGAGTACGCCGTGTTCCGGCGCTTCTTCCGCGGCGACCTGGCGGCCGCCCCGGAGCACGTACCGCAGTCCGTGGATCCCGCGCCACTGCCCCGGTTCGCGGCCGGGGTCCTCGCGCTGACCCTGGTCGGCTTCGCGCTCGCCTCCTTCGCGGGGGCGAGCCCCGCCTGGGCGGCGCTCGCGGGCACGCTCGTCCTGGCCGTACGGGCCCTGCGGCGCCGGGAGACCACGCCCCCGCGGATCCTGGGCTCCACGGCGCCGGCCTTCTGCCTGTTCGTACTGGCCCTCGGAGTGGTCGTACGGGCGGTCGTGGACCACGGGCTCGGGGACGGGCTGGAATGGGTGACCCCGGCCGGGGATTCCCTGCCGGCGCTGCTCGGGGTGGCGGCGGTGGCCGCCGTACTGGCCAACCTGATCAACAACCTGCCCGCGGTCCTGGCCCTGCTCCCGGTGGCGGCGGTGGGCGGCGCGGGTCCGGTGCTGGCGGTGCTGATCGGGGTGAACATCGGGCCGAACCTCACCTACGCGGGGTCCCTGGCCACCCTGCTGTGGCGGCGGATCCTGCACGCGGACGGGTACGAGGGCGTCCGGCTCGGGGACTTCACCCGGCTCGGGCTGCTGACCACCGTGCCGGCCCTCGCCGCCGCGGTGACGGCCCTGTGGGCGGGCCTCCGGCTCCTCGGCACGTGA
- a CDS encoding ABC-F family ATP-binding cassette domain-containing protein, giving the protein MTATLVAKKLTAAHGERTLFADLDLVVAPGDVIGLVGVNGAGKSTLLRMLAGLDAPETGELRLSPPAAAVGHLPQEPERRPGESIREFLARRTGVAAAQTELDAATQGLVDGTPGADDAYADSLDRWLNLGGADLDERALQVADDLGLSVGLDLPMTALSGGQAARAGLASLLLSRYDVFLLDEPTNDLDLDGLERLEQFVKGLRAGTVVISHDREFLTRTVTKVLELDLAQQQINLYGGGYDAYLEERERARNHAREEYDEYSDKRSALEDRAAMQRGWSDKGVKNSKRKATDNDKSARKAAADASEKQASKARQTQRAIERLEVVDEPRKEWELRMEIAAAPRSGSVVATLREAVVQRGDFAFGPASLQIDWADRVAITGANGAGKSTLLAVLLGRLAPDSGSATLGSGVRVGEVDQARGLFLGDEPLIDAFCAAVPDTEPAEVRTLLAKFGLKAAHVTRPAATLSPGERTRAALALLQGRGVNLLVLDEPTNHLDLPAIEQLESALESYEGTLLLVTHDRRMLDAVQVTRRLHVADGKVTEV; this is encoded by the coding sequence ATGACTGCAACCCTCGTCGCCAAGAAGCTCACCGCCGCGCACGGTGAGCGCACGCTCTTCGCCGATCTCGACCTCGTCGTCGCGCCCGGCGACGTCATCGGCCTCGTCGGCGTCAACGGCGCCGGGAAGTCCACCCTGCTGCGGATGCTCGCCGGGCTGGACGCACCCGAGACAGGTGAGCTGCGGCTCTCCCCGCCCGCCGCCGCCGTCGGGCACCTTCCCCAGGAGCCGGAGCGGCGCCCCGGCGAGTCCATCCGCGAGTTCCTGGCCCGGCGTACCGGAGTGGCCGCTGCGCAGACGGAGCTGGACGCGGCGACGCAGGGTCTGGTGGACGGCACCCCGGGCGCGGACGACGCGTACGCGGACTCCCTCGACCGGTGGCTGAACCTCGGCGGCGCCGACCTCGACGAGCGGGCCCTGCAGGTCGCCGACGACCTCGGGCTGTCGGTCGGTCTCGACCTGCCGATGACCGCACTGTCCGGCGGCCAGGCCGCCCGCGCCGGACTGGCCTCACTGCTGCTGTCCCGCTACGACGTGTTCCTGCTCGACGAGCCCACCAACGACCTCGACCTCGACGGTCTGGAGCGTCTGGAGCAGTTCGTGAAGGGGCTGCGCGCCGGCACGGTCGTGATCAGCCACGACCGCGAGTTCCTCACGCGCACCGTCACCAAGGTCCTCGAACTCGACCTGGCCCAGCAGCAGATCAACCTCTACGGCGGCGGCTACGACGCCTACCTGGAGGAGCGCGAGCGGGCCCGCAACCACGCCCGCGAGGAGTACGACGAGTACTCCGACAAGCGCTCCGCGCTGGAGGACCGGGCCGCGATGCAGCGCGGCTGGAGCGACAAGGGCGTCAAGAACTCCAAGCGCAAGGCCACCGACAACGACAAGTCCGCCAGGAAGGCCGCCGCCGACGCGAGTGAGAAGCAGGCCTCCAAGGCCCGCCAGACGCAGCGCGCGATCGAGCGGCTCGAAGTGGTCGACGAGCCGCGCAAGGAGTGGGAACTGCGCATGGAGATCGCGGCGGCCCCGCGCTCCGGCTCCGTGGTGGCCACCCTGCGCGAAGCGGTCGTCCAGCGCGGGGACTTCGCCTTCGGACCGGCGAGCCTGCAGATCGACTGGGCGGACCGGGTCGCCATCACCGGCGCCAACGGGGCCGGCAAGTCAACCCTGTTGGCCGTGCTCCTGGGCCGCCTCGCCCCGGACTCCGGCTCCGCCACCCTCGGCTCGGGCGTGCGGGTCGGCGAAGTGGACCAGGCCCGCGGCCTGTTCCTCGGCGACGAACCCCTGATCGACGCCTTCTGCGCGGCCGTTCCGGACACCGAACCGGCCGAAGTCCGCACCCTGCTGGCCAAGTTCGGCCTGAAAGCGGCGCACGTGACCCGCCCGGCGGCCACCCTCTCCCCCGGCGAGCGCACCCGGGCGGCCCTGGCCCTGCTCCAGGGGCGCGGGGTGAACCTGCTGGTGCTGGACGAGCCGACGAACCACCTCGACCTGCCGGCCATCGAGCAGTTGGAGTCCGCGCTGGAGTCCTACGAGGGCACCCTGCTGCTGGTCACCCACGACCGCCGGATGCTCGACGCGGTCCAGGTGACCCGTCGCCTGCACGTCGCGGACGGCAAGGTCACCGAGGTCTAG
- a CDS encoding SDR family NAD(P)-dependent oxidoreductase, whose product MTTVLITGASAGLGAAFARGFAAKGCDLVLVARDKDRLEAVAAGLAREFGTVCEVLPADLLEEGGLGAVAERLADRARPVDMLVNNAGFGLPAPFPYNPVEDEERMLDLLVKVPLRLTHAVLPGLRERRRGAVLNVSSVAGLLPTGTYGAAKAWITAFSESLRVDMEPYGVRVLAVVPGFTRTEFQERAGMDVSALRDAVWLEPGDVVARALKDLARRRPVSITGRRYQAYALAARHLPRGFVARKMARTRRAPADRPDGS is encoded by the coding sequence TTGACCACCGTACTGATCACCGGGGCCAGCGCCGGACTGGGCGCGGCCTTCGCCCGCGGCTTCGCCGCCAAGGGCTGCGACCTCGTCCTCGTCGCCCGCGACAAAGACCGCCTCGAAGCCGTCGCCGCCGGCCTCGCCCGGGAATTCGGCACCGTCTGCGAGGTGTTGCCCGCAGACCTGCTCGAGGAGGGCGGGCTCGGAGCCGTCGCCGAGCGGCTCGCCGACCGGGCCCGGCCCGTCGACATGCTGGTCAACAACGCGGGCTTCGGACTCCCCGCTCCCTTCCCGTACAACCCGGTCGAGGACGAGGAGCGGATGCTCGACCTGCTGGTCAAGGTGCCGCTGCGGCTCACCCACGCGGTGCTCCCGGGCCTGCGCGAGCGCCGCCGCGGCGCGGTCCTCAACGTCTCCTCGGTGGCCGGACTGCTGCCCACCGGGACCTACGGCGCCGCGAAGGCCTGGATCACGGCCTTCAGTGAATCCCTGCGCGTGGACATGGAGCCGTACGGGGTCCGCGTGCTCGCGGTGGTACCGGGATTCACCCGCACCGAGTTCCAGGAGCGCGCCGGGATGGACGTCAGCGCCCTGCGCGACGCGGTGTGGCTGGAGCCGGGCGACGTGGTGGCCCGAGCGCTGAAGGACCTGGCCCGGCGCCGCCCGGTGAGCATCACGGGCCGGCGCTACCAGGCGTACGCGCTGGCCGCCCGCCACCTCCCGCGCGGGTTCGTGGCCCGGAAGATGGCCCGCACCCGGCGGGCCCCGGCGGACCGGCCGGACGGGAGCTGA
- a CDS encoding MAB_1171c family putative transporter, with translation MASDLIAFGDALAVPSVVCLWIAVLLRAPGALRAPHQRGLWLAVATAAAAMTLNLPDVVAYAMGRDPGYAHTIGLVRNLIGVLSAGAVLYFVAAATRGRRLQIASGAGTVLWLAVLVGLDVAAPDHGTHTIPPVGDPVPSLVYWLVLISAHLIANTVCVLVCWRYSRRAESRGLAVGLMLFGLGTALAGVFWFVYLLKALFGFTWAMPANPLLMNAHGLLRAAAILVPTLFTFRRTAADTATAWRLWPLWRDLVHAVPHVALNQPRGGRLLELLWPPVPRNLLVYRKVIETRDAILILGEYVAPGVPELARSHVAGSGVPEQRAGAAALACVLKEARQAKLAGIPQQRSDGDALELPAALQTSAEGGDLEGETRFLVDVAQAYASPATAGFTA, from the coding sequence GTGGCTTCTGATCTGATCGCCTTCGGCGACGCGCTCGCCGTCCCCAGCGTCGTATGCCTCTGGATCGCCGTCCTGCTCCGCGCACCCGGCGCCCTGCGCGCCCCCCACCAGCGGGGCCTGTGGCTCGCCGTTGCCACCGCCGCGGCGGCGATGACCCTGAACCTCCCCGACGTCGTCGCCTACGCCATGGGCCGCGACCCCGGCTACGCCCACACCATCGGGCTGGTGCGCAACCTCATCGGCGTCCTCTCGGCCGGCGCCGTGCTCTACTTCGTGGCCGCCGCCACCCGTGGCCGCCGGCTCCAGATCGCCTCCGGCGCCGGCACGGTCCTCTGGCTGGCCGTCCTCGTGGGCCTCGACGTGGCCGCGCCCGACCACGGCACGCACACCATCCCGCCCGTCGGCGACCCGGTGCCCTCCCTCGTGTACTGGCTGGTGCTGATCTCCGCCCACCTGATCGCCAACACCGTCTGCGTGCTGGTCTGCTGGCGCTACAGCCGGCGCGCCGAGAGCCGGGGCCTCGCCGTCGGCCTGATGCTGTTCGGCCTGGGCACCGCGCTCGCCGGGGTGTTCTGGTTCGTCTACCTGCTCAAGGCGCTCTTCGGCTTCACCTGGGCGATGCCCGCGAACCCGCTCCTGATGAACGCCCACGGCCTGCTCCGCGCCGCCGCGATCCTCGTCCCCACGCTGTTCACCTTCCGCCGCACGGCCGCCGACACCGCCACCGCCTGGCGGCTGTGGCCGCTCTGGCGCGACCTGGTCCACGCCGTCCCGCACGTGGCCCTCAACCAGCCGCGCGGCGGCCGGCTGCTGGAACTGCTGTGGCCGCCGGTCCCGCGCAACCTGCTCGTGTACCGCAAGGTGATCGAGACCCGCGACGCCATCCTGATCCTGGGGGAGTACGTGGCTCCAGGCGTGCCGGAGCTCGCGCGCAGCCACGTGGCCGGCAGCGGAGTGCCCGAACAGCGGGCCGGCGCGGCCGCGCTGGCCTGCGTACTGAAGGAGGCACGGCAGGCCAAGCTTGCCGGGATCCCGCAACAGCGTTCCGACGGCGACGCCTTGGAGCTGCCCGCGGCCCTCCAGACCTCGGCCGAGGGAGGCGACCTGGAAGGCGAGACCCGCTTCCTCGTGGACGTGGCCCAGGCCTACGCCTCACCGGCCACGGCCGGTTTCACCGCGTGA
- a CDS encoding Tex family protein: MTMSIEGRIAEELGVRERQVKSAVELLDGGSTVPFIARYRKEATEMLDDTQLRTLEERLRYLRELEDRRASILDSVREQGKLDAELEARINAADTKARLEDIYLPFKTKRRTKAQIAREAGLAPLAEGLLADPSAEPAVAAAAFVDADKGVADPAAALEGARAILTEKFGEDADLIGELRERMWGRGRLAAKVREGKEEAGAKFADYFDFTEPFTALPSHRVLAMLRGEKEDVLDLTLEPEEPSETPGPSTYEGMVARRFGVNDRGRPGDKWLADTVRWAWRTKIQVHLGIDLRSRLRAAAEDEAVRVFASNLRDLLLAAPAGTRATLGLDPGFRTGVKVAVVDATGKVVATEVIYPHVPANKWDDALAKLARLAKEHAVELVAIGNGTASRETDKLAADLITRNPELKLTKVMVSEAGASVYSASAFASAELPDMDVSLRGAVSIARRLQDPLAELVKIDPKSIGVGQYQHDLSEVKLSRSLDAVVEDCVNGVGVDVNTASAPLLSRVSGISGGLAENIVAHRDANGPFRNRKGLKDVARLGPKAYEQCAGFLRIRGGDDPLDSSSVHPEAYPVVRTMGKTAGSEVAALIGNTGVLRSLRPEQFVTEAFGLPTVTDILRELEKPGRDPRPAFKTATFKEGVEKIGDLAPGMILEGVVTNVAAFGAFIDIGVHQDGLAHVSALSKTFVKDPRDVVKPGDIVRVKVMDVDIPRKRISLTLRLEDEAERGGADGGAPRQREERGERRGGGRPPQQRGPGGQGGQSGQGGGERGQGGQGGSRDGGKGRRQGGQGGQGGGGQRQGGGAPAPANSAMADALRRAGLSGPDERGGRGR; the protein is encoded by the coding sequence GTGACGATGTCCATCGAAGGCAGGATCGCCGAGGAGCTCGGCGTACGGGAGCGGCAGGTCAAGTCCGCCGTCGAGCTGCTCGACGGCGGCTCGACCGTGCCGTTCATCGCGCGCTACCGCAAGGAAGCGACCGAGATGCTCGACGACACCCAGCTGCGCACCCTGGAGGAACGGCTGCGCTACCTGCGCGAGCTGGAGGACCGGCGCGCCTCGATCCTCGACTCCGTACGGGAGCAGGGCAAGCTCGACGCCGAGCTGGAGGCCCGGATCAACGCGGCCGACACCAAGGCCCGGCTGGAGGACATCTACCTCCCCTTCAAGACCAAGCGCCGCACCAAGGCCCAGATCGCCCGTGAAGCCGGCCTCGCCCCGCTCGCCGAGGGGCTGCTGGCCGACCCGTCGGCGGAACCGGCCGTGGCCGCCGCCGCGTTCGTGGACGCCGACAAGGGCGTGGCCGACCCGGCCGCCGCCCTGGAGGGCGCCCGCGCGATCCTCACCGAGAAGTTCGGCGAGGACGCCGACCTGATCGGCGAACTGCGCGAGCGCATGTGGGGCCGCGGCCGGCTCGCCGCGAAGGTCCGCGAGGGCAAGGAGGAGGCGGGCGCCAAGTTCGCCGACTACTTCGACTTCACCGAGCCGTTCACGGCCCTCCCCTCGCACCGCGTGCTCGCCATGCTCCGCGGGGAGAAGGAGGACGTGCTCGACCTCACGCTGGAGCCGGAAGAACCGAGCGAGACTCCCGGACCGTCCACGTACGAGGGCATGGTCGCCCGCCGCTTCGGCGTCAACGATCGCGGCCGTCCCGGCGACAAGTGGCTCGCCGACACCGTCCGCTGGGCCTGGCGCACCAAGATCCAGGTGCACCTCGGCATCGACCTGCGCTCCCGCCTCCGCGCGGCCGCCGAGGACGAGGCGGTACGGGTCTTCGCGTCCAACCTGCGCGACCTGCTGCTCGCCGCGCCCGCGGGCACCCGCGCCACGCTCGGGCTGGACCCGGGCTTCCGCACCGGCGTGAAGGTGGCCGTGGTGGACGCGACCGGCAAGGTGGTCGCCACCGAGGTGATCTACCCGCACGTGCCCGCCAACAAGTGGGACGACGCGCTGGCCAAGCTGGCCCGCCTCGCCAAGGAGCACGCGGTCGAGCTCGTCGCCATCGGCAACGGCACCGCCTCCCGGGAGACCGACAAGCTCGCTGCGGACCTCATCACCCGCAATCCCGAGCTGAAGCTCACCAAGGTCATGGTCTCGGAGGCCGGCGCCTCCGTGTACTCGGCGTCCGCCTTCGCCTCGGCCGAACTCCCCGACATGGACGTGTCGTTGCGCGGCGCCGTCTCCATCGCCCGGCGTCTGCAGGACCCGCTCGCCGAACTGGTGAAGATCGACCCGAAGTCGATCGGCGTCGGCCAGTACCAGCACGACCTGTCCGAGGTGAAGCTCTCGCGTTCGCTGGACGCCGTGGTCGAGGACTGTGTGAACGGCGTCGGCGTCGACGTCAACACCGCCTCCGCGCCGCTGCTTTCGCGGGTGTCGGGCATCAGCGGCGGACTCGCCGAGAACATCGTGGCGCACCGCGATGCCAACGGCCCCTTCCGCAACCGCAAGGGGCTCAAGGACGTGGCCCGCCTCGGCCCGAAGGCGTACGAGCAGTGCGCGGGCTTCCTGCGGATCCGCGGCGGGGACGACCCGCTGGACTCCTCCAGCGTGCACCCCGAGGCCTACCCGGTGGTCCGCACCATGGGCAAGACGGCGGGCAGCGAGGTGGCGGCCCTGATCGGCAACACCGGTGTGCTGCGCTCGCTGCGGCCGGAGCAGTTCGTCACCGAGGCCTTCGGCCTGCCCACGGTCACGGACATCCTGCGCGAGCTGGAGAAGCCGGGCCGGGACCCGAGGCCCGCCTTCAAGACGGCGACCTTCAAGGAGGGAGTCGAGAAGATCGGCGACCTGGCCCCCGGGATGATCCTGGAGGGCGTGGTCACCAATGTGGCCGCCTTCGGCGCCTTCATCGACATCGGCGTCCACCAGGACGGGCTCGCGCACGTCTCGGCGCTGTCCAAGACCTTCGTCAAGGACCCGCGGGACGTGGTGAAGCCGGGCGACATCGTCCGGGTCAAGGTCATGGACGTGGACATCCCGCGCAAGCGGATCTCCCTGACGCTGCGGCTGGAGGACGAGGCGGAGCGCGGCGGCGCCGACGGCGGCGCGCCGAGGCAGCGCGAGGAGCGGGGCGAGCGGCGCGGCGGCGGCCGGCCCCCGCAGCAGCGCGGCCCGGGCGGCCAGGGTGGTCAGAGCGGCCAAGGCGGCGGCGAGCGCGGCCAGGGCGGTCAGGGCGGCTCCCGCGACGGCGGCAAGGGCCGCCGCCAGGGCGGTCAGGGTGGTCAAGGAGGCGGCGGCCAGCGACAGGGCGGGGGCGCTCCGGCCCCCGCCAACAGCGCGATGGCCGACGCCCTGCGCCGCGCGGGGCTCAGCGGCCCCGACGAGCGGGGTGGCCGGGGGCGCTAG
- a CDS encoding SCO6745 family protein — protein sequence MTLPARAARSCWHGAINPLHSTVYFSPDLGKEFAALGITDHNAVNLASRSAAMGAVGAGTVTATFYNYRHDLVARHLPAVWDTATPAQVLAARLRAADSTLRRLLGDETLASPEMAEAAALAMRASEACTRHARTLYSAHADLPVPEEPHLKLWHATTLLREHRGDGHLVALLTVGLDPVEALVSHTASGHGMTPKYLKRIRGWEQSDLDAAADRLRERGLLDSGGELTPAGAALREALETETDRLDEAPYEHLGAAGVARLAEIGGGFTVRAFVAGAFPGDLMGKA from the coding sequence ATGACTCTTCCGGCGCGCGCCGCCCGTAGCTGCTGGCACGGGGCGATCAATCCGCTGCACTCGACCGTCTACTTCTCGCCCGACCTCGGCAAGGAGTTCGCGGCCCTCGGGATCACCGACCACAACGCCGTCAACCTCGCCTCCCGCTCCGCCGCCATGGGTGCGGTCGGGGCGGGCACGGTGACGGCCACCTTCTACAACTACCGCCACGACCTCGTGGCCCGGCACCTCCCCGCCGTCTGGGACACCGCCACCCCCGCGCAGGTCCTCGCCGCCCGGCTGCGGGCCGCGGACAGCACCCTGCGCCGGCTCCTCGGCGACGAGACCCTCGCGTCCCCCGAGATGGCCGAGGCGGCCGCCCTGGCGATGCGCGCGAGCGAGGCCTGCACCCGGCACGCCCGTACGCTCTACTCGGCCCACGCGGACCTCCCCGTACCCGAGGAGCCGCACCTCAAGCTGTGGCACGCCACCACCCTGCTGCGCGAGCACCGCGGCGACGGGCACCTGGTCGCCCTGCTCACCGTCGGCCTGGACCCGGTCGAGGCCCTGGTCAGCCACACGGCGAGCGGCCACGGCATGACACCGAAGTACCTCAAGCGCATCCGCGGCTGGGAGCAGTCCGACCTGGACGCGGCCGCGGACCGCCTGCGCGAGCGCGGCCTGCTCGATTCCGGAGGCGAGCTCACCCCCGCGGGCGCGGCGCTGCGCGAAGCGCTGGAGACGGAGACCGACCGCCTGGACGAGGCTCCGTACGAGCACCTCGGCGCGGCCGGAGTCGCCCGGCTCGCGGAGATCGGCGGCGGGTTCACCGTGCGGGCCTTCGTCGCCGGAGCCTTCCCCGGGGACCTCATGGGCAAGGCCTGA
- a CDS encoding isochorismatase family protein, translating into MTTTTLRQLNGFDETPATFEDAVLVLVDYQNTYTGGVMELDGWEPALASASLLLARAREAGAPVVHVRDGGYGVDTEPGTLHASVAPRAGEAVVTKSVPNGFHGTDLHEIIGATGRKNLIIAGFMTNMCTLFTTQGAFLHGYAPTVVADASATRALESPAGALTARQIHQAALATVTELYGVVVATGAELR; encoded by the coding sequence ATGACCACGACCACCCTGCGTCAGCTCAACGGCTTCGACGAGACCCCCGCGACCTTCGAGGACGCGGTCCTGGTCCTCGTCGACTACCAGAACACCTACACCGGCGGCGTCATGGAGCTCGACGGCTGGGAACCGGCGCTGGCCTCCGCCTCGCTGCTCCTCGCCCGGGCCCGCGAGGCCGGCGCCCCCGTCGTCCACGTCCGCGACGGCGGCTACGGCGTCGACACCGAACCGGGCACCCTGCACGCTTCCGTCGCCCCCCGGGCCGGCGAGGCCGTCGTCACCAAGTCCGTCCCGAACGGCTTCCACGGGACCGATCTCCACGAGATCATCGGGGCCACCGGGCGCAAGAACCTGATCATCGCCGGGTTCATGACCAACATGTGCACCCTGTTCACCACCCAGGGCGCCTTCCTGCACGGCTACGCCCCGACGGTCGTCGCCGACGCCTCGGCGACCCGGGCGCTGGAGAGCCCGGCGGGAGCCCTCACGGCGCGCCAGATCCACCAGGCGGCCCTCGCCACGGTCACCGAGCTCTACGGGGTGGTCGTCGCCACCGGAGCCGAGCTGAGGTAG